A single window of Zea mays cultivar B73 chromosome 10, Zm-B73-REFERENCE-NAM-5.0, whole genome shotgun sequence DNA harbors:
- the LOC100382543 gene encoding Glycerophosphodiester phosphodiesterase GDPDL3 precursor, giving the protein MRSGRACSALASLLLLWLGVAAAQKASSWKTLSGKAPAIVAKGGFSGLFPDSSEYAYQFALLASSPDTILYCDVRLTKDEIGICLPDIKMDNCTNIPDFYAQGQKSYLVNGVPTSGWFSVDYNGTELEQVTLKQSINSRTPRFDSSFFPLLAVEDVQSKFKPSGIWLNVQHDSFYSQFNLSMRNYIISVSKRVVVNYISSPEVSFLTSLLGRISNKTKLVFRFLDESSLEPSTNQTYGSMLKNLTFVSTFASGILVPKGYIWPHSPDNYLQQYTSVVDDAHKAGLEIYAADFANDFVVSYNHSYDPLAEYLSFIDNDVFSVDGVLTDFPITASEAIGCFTNLNKSNTDHGKPLIISHNGASGDYPGCTDLAYQKAVDDGADVIDCPVQVTKDGIPICMSSIDLMNDTTVARSQFISQTATIKDIQIAQGVFTFNLTWDDIVNNLQPKISTPWYSFRLDRNPRYRNAGKFMRLSDFLDFTKDKDLYGIMISVEHAAFMAGELGFDMVDKVIKALDDAGYHDQTAQKVMVQSTDSSVLEKFKEQTKYDLVYMVNKKVGDAASSSLVDIKRFASAVSVDTGSVFPETHYFTVYETNLVQTLQTAGLSVYVYTLMNEFLSQPYDFFSDATAQINAYVKGALVDGLITDFPATARRYKVNSCMNMGNSTPNFMAPARPGDLMQSISKSAQPPALAPVPPLTGSDVAEPPLPPARSNSSTAPTQSLASRTRACAAHIPALASLAMLCAWLSLV; this is encoded by the exons ATGAGGAGCGGCCGTGCCTGCTCCGCTCTCGCGTCGCTCCTGCTGCTGTGGCTGGGCGTCGCCGCCGCGCAGAAGGCCTCGTCCTGGAAGACATTGAGCG GCAAGGCTCCAGCAATCGTAGCCAAGGGTGGATTCTCCGGGTTATTCCCTGATTCAAGCGAATACGCTTATCAATTTGCGCTGCTCGCTAGCTCGCCGGATACGATACTGTACTGCGATGTGCGGCTGACCAAGGATGAGATTGGCATTTGCCTGCCGGACATCAAGATGGATAACTGCACGAACATTCCAGATTTCTATGCGCAGGGTCAGAAGAGCTACCTCGTCAATGGCGTGCCTACTTCGGGATGGTTCTCGGTGGACTACAATGGCACTGAGCTTGAACAAGTGACTC TCAAGCAATCAATCAATTCTCGGACACCCAGATTTGATTCAAGTTTCTTTCCACTACTTGCTGTTGAAGATGTGCAGTCCAAATTCAAACCTTCTGGAATTTGGCTCAATGTTCAG CATGACAGTTTCTACAGCCAGTTCAATCTAAGCATGAGGAATTATATCATTTCTGTATCTAAGCGTGTTGTTGTCAATTATATCTCATCGCCTGAAGTGAGCTTCCTCACCAGCCTACTTGGAAGAATTAGCAACAAAACGAAGCTTGTGTTCCGCTTTCTTGACGAGAGCAGTCTCGAGCCATCTACGAACCAGACATATGGTTCCATGTTGAAAAATCTTACATTTGTCAGTACATTTGCATCTGGTATACTTGTCCCAAAGGGCTATATTTGGCCTCATTCACCAGACAATTATCTGCAACAATACACTTCAGTTGTCGATGATGCTCATAAAGCGGGGTTGGAAATTTATGCTGCTGATTTTGCGAATGATTTTGTGGTCAGTTACAACCACAGCTACGATCCCTTGGCAGAATATCTCTCGTTCATTGATAATGATGTCTTCTCAGTTGATGGTGTATTGACTGATTTCCCTATCACAGCATCAGAGGCAATTG GGTGTTTTACCAATTTAAACAAAAGCAACACTGATCATG GAAAGCCTTTAATTATTTCCCACAATGGTGCTAGTGGGGATTACCCTGGGTGCACTGATCTAGCTTATCAGAAAGCAGTTGATGATGGCGCAGATGTCATTGATTGCCCCGTTCAAGTGACCAAAGACGGAATACCAATATGCATGAGTTCCATTGACCTGATGAACGATACTACTGTTGCAAGATCACAATTTATCTCTCAGACTGCCACGATAAAGGATATTCAGATTGCACAAGGGGTTTTTACTTTTAATCTCACCTGGGATGACATTGTAAACAACCTGCAGC CCAAAATATCCACCCCATGGTACTCCTTCAGATTGGACCGAAATCCGAGATATAGGAATGCAGGAAAGTTCATGAGGCTATCAGACTTTCTGGACTTCACAAAAGACAAAGATTTGTATGGAATCATGATCAGTGTAGAG CATGCTGCGTTCATGGCAGGGGAACTTGGGTTCGACATGGTGGATAAAGTTATCAAAGCCCTTGACGACGCTGGTTACCATGACCAAACTGCCCAGAAAGTTATGGTCCAGTCAACCGACAGTTCGGTTCTGGAGAAGTTCAAGGAGCAAACGAAGTACGACCTTGTGTACATGGTCAACAAAAAGGTCGGGGACGCTGCGTCGTCCTCGCTTGTGGACATTAAAAGGTTCGCTAGCGCCGTGTCCGTTGATACCGGCTCCGTCTTCCCTGAGACCCACTACTTCACAGTGTACGAAACCAACCTTGTCCAGACACTGCAGACGGCTGGCCTCTCGGTCTACGTCTACACTCTTATGAACGAGTTTCTGTCTCAGCCATACGACTTCTTCTCGGATGCTACAGCGCAGATCAATGCCTATGTTAAGGGTGCTCTGGTGGATGGGCTAATCACAGATTTCCCTGCTACGGCTCGAAGGTACAAGG TGAACAGCTGCATGAACATGGGGAACAGCACACCGAATTTCATGGCCCCTGCTCGTCCGGGTGATCTCATGCAAAGCATCAGCAAGAGCGCGCAGCCACCAGCTTTGGCTCCCGTTCCACCCTTGACTGGTTCCGACGTGGCGGAGCCGCCTTTACCTCCTGCGAGATCGAACAGCAGCACAGCTCCGACGCAATCACTCGCGAGCAGGACGCGTGCTTGCGCTGCTCACATCCCAGCCCTGGCCTCACTGGCAATGCTTTGCGCCTGGCTTTCCCTGGTATGA